The window ATCATCAGATTTTGTCCACGCCGGAGAAGGTGCAGACATTTGTCCAATACCTGCTTCATCTCTTCCCGATCTCCGCCGTGGCTGACAGGGATACATTTATTGATATAACACAGAAACGTGAGTAGGAAGTTTCTCTGGAAATTGGCTCGTTCAGGCAGGTTCCAAGGTAGGAGATTGTACTGAAAAACACAACGGTACATGGGGAACAAGGCGTAAGATAGAATCACCGAGTCGATCATGGTCAGATGATTGGAGCACACAAGCCAAGGTCCCTTATGTGCTTTAAAGAGAATTCGGCTCTGCTTCCTGACCTCCCGAATATTGTAGATGCTGTACCCGACAAATCGAATAATCACATAATACAAGGGTGTCAAAAAAAAGGCCGCCACCCAACCCAAAATATACTGAAGCTGAAAGAACCGCTTCGCCTTATCCCCCATATACAGTACTCCTAAGCGATTTTATCC of the Deltaproteobacteria bacterium genome contains:
- a CDS encoding 1-acyl-sn-glycerol-3-phosphate acyltransferase yields the protein MGDKAKRFFQLQYILGWVAAFFLTPLYYVIIRFVGYSIYNIREVRKQSRILFKAHKGPWLVCSNHLTMIDSVILSYALFPMYRCVFQYNLLPWNLPERANFQRNFLLTFLCYINKCIPVSHGGDREEMKQVLDKCLHLLRRGQNLMIFPEGGRTRTGRVDTENFSYGVGRFLEGVDDCRVLCLYLRGDHQERYSNMPKRGERFTCLIDTLEIKKNGQNGLRAQRQYTEQIVRHLSAMEEQYFASCRERCRGFEASGCLGKEPR